From Pseudomonadota bacterium, a single genomic window includes:
- a CDS encoding HAMP domain-containing histidine kinase produces the protein MSPPEATETERLRALALALVHALRSPLAAMRAAAEEGRDQPAAAATGAAFALIDEQIERMDTMLGDFALLARARAARRRPVHLRGLLDRACPAIAPRVTTAALPVAIEAPDDQEVTVDPAQIERALTELLTNALEAPGVSRVALSAVYEADELRLAVSDDGAGIPASIKARDGELFVSTKPWGTGLGWAVCRMSARAHGGELTIDSAGGRTTASVVLPSRSEG, from the coding sequence GTGAGCCCCCCGGAGGCCACCGAGACTGAGCGGCTTCGGGCGCTGGCGCTGGCCCTGGTCCACGCCCTGCGCAGCCCACTGGCCGCGATGAGGGCCGCGGCAGAGGAGGGGCGCGACCAGCCGGCTGCTGCTGCCACGGGAGCCGCTTTCGCGCTGATCGACGAGCAAATCGAGCGCATGGACACGATGCTCGGCGACTTCGCCCTGCTCGCGCGCGCCCGCGCCGCGCGCCGCCGGCCGGTCCACCTCCGCGGCCTGCTCGACCGGGCCTGTCCGGCCATCGCGCCCCGTGTCACCACCGCTGCACTGCCTGTCGCGATCGAGGCGCCCGACGACCAAGAGGTGACGGTCGATCCCGCCCAGATCGAGCGCGCGCTGACTGAGCTCTTGACGAATGCTCTCGAGGCGCCCGGGGTGAGCCGCGTGGCGCTCAGCGCCGTCTACGAGGCCGACGAGCTGCGCTTGGCGGTGAGCGACGACGGAGCGGGGATCCCGGCGTCGATCAAGGCACGGGACGGCGAGCTATTTGTCAGCACCAAGCCGTGGGGGACGGGTCTCGGGTGGGCGGTCTGCCGAATGAGCGCGCGGGCGCACGGCGGCGAACTGACGATTGACAGCGCAGGAGGGCGAACGACTGCCAGCGTCGTGCTTCCCTCGCGCTCAGAGGGGTAG
- a CDS encoding DUF4388 domain-containing protein encodes MPKRRKVLIVDDDPGVLLSVARALLGDNERYDVLMAVSAEVAQQIINEMTIHAMITDISLPGISGIDLLCWVASQSPETQVAVLTGADLEEVRGQAYRVGALSIIKKPFQAVAVRSLVVSMIDNTGSLSGRLSRISVADVIQMLCLSQQTAALHVVDGSETGVILIENGEICHAIWGSLSGEAAVFRALAARDGSFQARDAPSDTQRSITENWQHLLIEGMRRQDEASVGRDPDLDSVFAEGAATTAVEAPARARRLDPAAAARLLQEGFASLKRGDRAETQRLWQEALALDPDNHVIAVNLRRLDQQRS; translated from the coding sequence ATGCCCAAACGACGCAAGGTGCTGATCGTCGACGACGACCCTGGAGTGTTGCTCAGCGTCGCGCGCGCGCTGCTCGGCGACAACGAGCGCTACGATGTGCTGATGGCGGTGTCTGCCGAGGTGGCGCAGCAGATCATCAACGAGATGACGATCCATGCGATGATCACGGACATCTCGCTGCCGGGGATCAGCGGCATCGATCTCCTCTGCTGGGTCGCCTCGCAGTCGCCGGAGACCCAGGTCGCTGTCCTGACCGGTGCCGACCTCGAGGAGGTCCGCGGTCAGGCCTATCGCGTGGGCGCGCTGAGCATCATCAAGAAGCCCTTTCAGGCCGTCGCCGTGCGCAGTTTGGTCGTCTCGATGATCGACAATACTGGCTCGCTGAGCGGGCGCCTCTCACGGATCTCGGTCGCGGATGTGATCCAGATGCTCTGTCTCAGCCAGCAGACGGCCGCGCTCCACGTCGTCGATGGCAGCGAGACCGGCGTGATCCTGATCGAGAACGGCGAGATCTGCCATGCGATCTGGGGCAGCCTCAGCGGCGAGGCCGCGGTCTTTCGCGCGCTGGCGGCCCGCGACGGGAGTTTTCAGGCCCGCGATGCCCCGAGCGATACCCAGCGCTCGATCACAGAGAACTGGCAACATCTCTTGATCGAAGGCATGCGGCGACAGGATGAGGCGTCGGTGGGACGCGATCCGGACCTCGATAGCGTCTTCGCCGAGGGTGCGGCGACGACCGCGGTTGAAGCCCCGGCACGCGCGAGACGCCTCGATCCGGCGGCGGCGGCGCGGCTGCTGCAAGAGGGCTTCGCCAGTCTCAAGCGTGGCGACCGCGCGGAGACGCAGCGTCTCTGGCAGGAGGCGCTGGCCCTCGATCCCGATAACCACGTCATCGCCGTCAACCTGCGACGACTCGATCAGCAGAGGTCCTAG
- a CDS encoding serine/threonine protein kinase, producing MLQPGSRLGPYQIVAPLARGGTAQIFLAQLPGAQGEPRTVVLKVLLPHLAQDPAFVRHFGATAVLASRLDHPNLTRVTDFGEADGRCFMVMDHVVGRDLRQILEALRRRRETMPIWVALRIVGAVCRGLHHAHELRDEAGVRLGLVHGDVSPDNVVVSYAGAIKLIDFGLGHAEPWVDAPGSSGLPLGKQRYMAPEQMFRLSIDRRADVYAAGAVLYACLTGFPPYGGANGATLRRQVLRGAPVPVRLINREVSPRLEAVVLRTLARDPGARHGDARSLSAELEEILGAGEDAERGLGFYVESLCVEEEEAEGRSGRPVAPLSAGPLRAARAAPGSRALRGPRGGREVPLVAGSPGARDAAAEHFVTGLELVRRRAYAEALVEWERALALVPDDRIYRLNVDRLCCKLRALAQATPD from the coding sequence TTGTTGCAGCCCGGATCACGCCTGGGCCCGTATCAGATCGTCGCCCCGCTGGCGCGGGGTGGCACGGCGCAGATCTTTCTGGCCCAGCTCCCCGGCGCGCAGGGAGAACCGCGAACGGTCGTGCTCAAGGTCCTGCTGCCGCACCTGGCGCAGGATCCCGCGTTCGTCAGGCACTTCGGCGCGACAGCCGTCTTGGCAAGTCGGCTCGATCACCCCAACCTCACGCGCGTGACCGACTTCGGGGAGGCCGACGGACGGTGCTTCATGGTGATGGACCATGTCGTCGGCCGCGACCTGCGTCAGATCCTCGAGGCGCTGCGTCGGCGCCGCGAGACGATGCCGATCTGGGTCGCGCTGCGGATCGTCGGCGCGGTCTGTCGTGGGCTGCACCACGCGCATGAGCTCCGCGACGAGGCCGGCGTGCGCCTCGGACTCGTGCACGGGGATGTCAGCCCTGACAACGTGGTGGTGTCCTACGCTGGCGCGATCAAGCTGATCGACTTTGGGCTTGGGCACGCCGAGCCGTGGGTCGATGCCCCGGGGAGCTCGGGGCTACCGCTCGGCAAGCAACGCTACATGGCGCCCGAGCAGATGTTTCGCCTGAGCATCGACCGCCGCGCTGATGTCTATGCTGCCGGCGCGGTGCTCTATGCGTGCCTGACGGGCTTCCCGCCCTACGGTGGAGCCAACGGCGCGACGCTGCGCCGGCAGGTCCTGCGCGGCGCCCCTGTCCCCGTGCGCCTGATCAATCGAGAGGTCTCGCCCCGCCTGGAGGCCGTCGTGCTGCGCACCCTGGCGCGCGATCCCGGCGCGCGGCACGGCGACGCGCGCTCTCTCTCGGCCGAGCTCGAGGAGATCCTCGGTGCCGGGGAGGATGCCGAGCGTGGTCTGGGTTTCTATGTCGAGTCGCTCTGCGTCGAGGAGGAAGAGGCGGAGGGTCGAAGTGGGCGTCCGGTTGCTCCTCTAAGCGCCGGGCCCCTTCGCGCGGCGCGCGCTGCGCCGGGCTCTCGGGCCCTGCGCGGCCCCCGCGGCGGGAGGGAGGTGCCGCTCGTCGCGGGCTCGCCGGGCGCGCGCGATGCGGCGGCCGAGCACTTCGTCACCGGCCTCGAGCTGGTGCGTCGCCGCGCCTACGCCGAGGCGCTGGTCGAGTGGGAGCGGGCACTCGCCCTCGTCCCAGACGATCGCATCTACCGCCTCAACGTCGACCGGCTGTGCTGCAAGCTCAGGGCGCTGGCGCAGGCCACGCCCGACTAA